The Skermanella pratensis genome has a window encoding:
- a CDS encoding N-acetylmuramoyl-L-alanine amidase produces MEVTDHIDFRVFTLPDPYRVVVDLPDLDWDVAANRGNAAAGLVRGYRYASFQPGTLRLVLEVAGPVRVREAFLIPPRDGRQPRFVLDLESVGAGTFAAELSRVHGTRGGADTAAPQVPAYTVPLSTAAAATRPVARLPDPPADTVAVTLSPGAVAVIPPQMPPGLRGEAGDGPATLAALGTVPLPPRRPGPRTDARRVIALDPGHGGVDPGAISVTGVYEKDITLAMARAVRDQLVATGRYRVVMTRDSDVFLRLRDRVALAREAGADLFISLHADSIGSSDMRGMSIYSLSDKASDREADMLAARENRADALGGVNLTAENDEVVSILIDLAQRDTMNQSRRLANLLVEEVGRHTRLVPRPHRSAGFAVLTAPDVPSVLMELGYLSSPHDAKLLEQSEHRVRIARSIRRSIDGYFAARAGVSRS; encoded by the coding sequence ATGGAGGTCACCGACCACATCGACTTCCGGGTCTTCACGCTGCCCGATCCGTACCGGGTCGTGGTCGATCTGCCGGACCTCGACTGGGACGTCGCCGCCAACCGGGGCAATGCCGCCGCCGGGCTGGTGCGCGGCTACCGTTACGCCTCCTTCCAGCCGGGCACCCTCCGGCTGGTGCTGGAGGTCGCCGGCCCGGTCCGCGTCCGGGAGGCGTTCCTGATCCCCCCGCGCGACGGCAGGCAGCCGCGGTTCGTTCTCGACCTCGAGTCCGTGGGGGCCGGCACCTTCGCGGCGGAGCTGAGCCGGGTCCACGGAACGAGGGGGGGCGCCGACACCGCGGCGCCCCAGGTGCCGGCCTATACCGTCCCCCTGAGCACAGCCGCTGCGGCCACCCGGCCGGTTGCCCGCCTTCCGGACCCGCCGGCGGACACGGTCGCCGTCACCCTGTCCCCCGGCGCCGTGGCGGTCATTCCACCCCAGATGCCGCCGGGGCTCCGGGGGGAGGCGGGCGACGGTCCGGCGACGTTGGCCGCCCTGGGAACCGTGCCCCTGCCGCCCCGCCGGCCCGGTCCGCGGACCGATGCCAGGCGCGTCATCGCGCTGGATCCCGGTCACGGAGGCGTCGATCCCGGCGCCATCAGCGTCACCGGGGTCTACGAGAAGGACATCACCCTGGCCATGGCGCGCGCGGTGCGCGACCAGCTCGTCGCGACGGGCCGGTACAGGGTCGTCATGACCCGGGACAGCGATGTCTTCCTCCGCCTGCGCGACCGCGTGGCACTGGCGCGGGAGGCCGGTGCCGACCTGTTCATTTCCCTGCATGCCGATTCGATCGGCAGCAGCGACATGCGTGGCATGTCGATCTATTCCCTGTCGGACAAGGCGTCCGACCGCGAGGCCGACATGCTGGCGGCCCGCGAGAACAGGGCCGACGCGCTCGGCGGCGTCAACCTGACGGCGGAGAACGACGAGGTCGTCAGCATCCTGATCGACCTCGCCCAGCGCGACACCATGAACCAGTCCCGCCGCCTCGCCAACCTTCTGGTCGAGGAGGTCGGGCGCCATACCAGGCTGGTGCCGCGTCCCCACCGCTCCGCCGGTTTCGCGGTGCTGACCGCTCCGGACGTGCCCTCGGTGCTGATGGAATTGGGCTACCTGTCAAGCCCGCATGACGCGAAACTGCTGGAGCAGTCGGAACATCGGGTCAGGATCGCCCGTTCGATTCGGCGGAGCATCGATGGGTATTTCGCCGCAAGGGCTGGCGTAAGTCGGTCTTGA
- a CDS encoding penicillin-binding protein 1A produces the protein MRIITGILSAVLILVVVAAGGAVFAIHHYSQGLPEYSQLADYQPPTVTRVHAGDGRLLAEFATERRVFIPIEAMPKRVIRGFISAEDQNFYSHRGVDFGAILRAIVTNVENVASGRRMIGASGITQQVAKNFLLTNEVSFERKIKEAILAFRMEQAFTKDRILELYLNEIFLGNRSYGVAAAALNYFNKPLDELTIAEAAYLAALPKAPNNYHPVRQRDAAVARRNWVIGRMQEDGAITPEEAAQAKAEPLEVRRRDETEYVIADYFAEEVRRQLLARFGEQQLYEGGYSVRTTVDPKLQDIATRSLRDGLIAYDRRHGWRGAIGKLESFQNWAKQLAEMPVPAGGEIWQMAAVLEVEADEAQIGLADGGRGRIPLSELKWARRWVEGERTGPEVRQAGDALAQGDIVLVEPVAKDAKGKDLPAGTYGLRQIPAVQGGLVAMDPHTGRVLAMSGGFSSRISVFNRATQALRQPGSSFKPFVYMAALDNGFTPSSLVMDAPFAIQPGPGQALWRPQNYSEDFLGPTTLRVGMEKSRNVMTVRLANSVGMDKVANYAERFGVVDKLPPVLSMSLGAGETTVLKMTTAYSMIVNGGKKVIPAFIDRIQDHTGKVVFKHDMRPCPNCSGIQWSPDLAVPDVPDAREDVIDPRTAYQMVSILEGVVQRGTAKMISSIGKPLAGKTGTTNDALDAWFVGFSPDLAVGLYIGFDQPHPLGGKETGGSVSAPVFKDFMADALNGEPATPFRMPPGIRLVRVDAATGQLAEPGQRNAIWEAFKPGTEPRPGDYIVLDGSEIASGSGPGGGAFLPPGSVPPPGRTPGQEQAPSSTGTGGLY, from the coding sequence ATGCGTATTATAACCGGGATCCTGTCCGCCGTTCTCATCCTCGTCGTGGTGGCTGCCGGTGGCGCGGTGTTCGCGATCCACCATTACAGCCAGGGATTGCCGGAATACAGCCAGCTGGCCGATTACCAGCCACCGACCGTGACCCGCGTCCATGCCGGGGACGGGCGCCTGCTGGCCGAGTTCGCGACCGAGCGGCGAGTCTTCATCCCCATCGAGGCGATGCCGAAGCGCGTGATCCGCGGCTTCATCTCCGCCGAGGACCAGAATTTCTACAGCCACCGGGGCGTGGATTTCGGCGCGATCCTGCGCGCGATCGTCACCAACGTGGAGAATGTCGCGAGCGGCCGCCGCATGATCGGCGCCTCCGGCATCACCCAGCAGGTCGCCAAGAACTTCCTGCTGACCAACGAGGTGTCGTTCGAGCGCAAGATCAAGGAAGCGATTCTGGCGTTCCGCATGGAGCAGGCGTTTACCAAGGATCGCATCCTCGAGCTGTACCTGAACGAGATTTTCCTGGGCAACCGCTCCTACGGCGTGGCCGCCGCCGCACTGAACTATTTCAACAAGCCCCTGGACGAGCTGACGATCGCCGAGGCGGCCTATCTCGCGGCGCTGCCCAAGGCGCCGAACAACTATCATCCGGTCCGCCAGCGCGACGCCGCCGTGGCGCGCCGCAACTGGGTGATCGGCCGGATGCAGGAGGACGGCGCGATCACCCCGGAGGAGGCGGCCCAGGCCAAGGCCGAGCCGCTGGAGGTGCGCCGGCGCGACGAGACCGAGTACGTCATCGCCGACTATTTCGCGGAGGAGGTCCGGCGCCAGCTGCTGGCCCGGTTCGGGGAGCAGCAGCTCTACGAGGGCGGCTATTCCGTGCGGACCACGGTCGACCCCAAGCTCCAGGACATCGCGACGCGCAGCCTGCGCGACGGACTGATCGCGTACGACAGGCGGCACGGCTGGCGCGGTGCGATCGGCAAGCTGGAAAGCTTTCAGAACTGGGCGAAGCAGCTTGCCGAGATGCCGGTCCCGGCCGGCGGCGAGATATGGCAAATGGCCGCCGTGCTGGAGGTCGAGGCCGACGAGGCGCAGATCGGCCTGGCGGACGGCGGACGGGGCAGAATTCCGCTGTCCGAACTGAAATGGGCGCGCCGCTGGGTCGAAGGGGAACGGACCGGACCCGAGGTCAGGCAGGCCGGCGATGCGCTGGCCCAGGGCGACATCGTCCTGGTCGAGCCGGTGGCCAAGGATGCGAAGGGCAAGGACCTGCCCGCCGGTACGTACGGGCTCCGGCAGATCCCTGCGGTACAGGGCGGGCTGGTCGCGATGGATCCCCATACCGGCCGCGTGCTCGCGATGAGCGGCGGCTTCAGCTCCCGGATCAGCGTGTTCAACCGTGCGACCCAGGCGCTGCGCCAGCCCGGCTCGTCGTTCAAGCCGTTCGTCTACATGGCGGCGCTGGACAACGGCTTCACGCCGTCGAGCCTGGTGATGGACGCGCCCTTCGCGATCCAGCCGGGCCCGGGTCAGGCGCTTTGGCGTCCGCAGAACTATTCCGAAGACTTCCTTGGGCCGACCACGCTGCGGGTCGGCATGGAGAAGTCCCGGAACGTCATGACCGTACGTCTTGCCAACAGCGTCGGGATGGACAAGGTCGCGAACTACGCCGAGCGGTTCGGCGTGGTCGACAAGCTTCCGCCCGTCCTGTCGATGTCGCTGGGTGCCGGCGAGACGACCGTGCTGAAGATGACCACCGCCTATTCTATGATCGTGAACGGCGGCAAGAAGGTGATCCCGGCCTTCATCGACCGTATCCAGGACCACACCGGGAAGGTGGTGTTCAAGCACGACATGCGGCCATGCCCGAACTGCAGCGGCATCCAGTGGTCGCCCGACCTGGCGGTGCCCGACGTGCCCGATGCGCGGGAGGACGTGATCGACCCCCGGACGGCCTACCAGATGGTCTCGATCCTCGAAGGCGTCGTCCAGCGCGGCACCGCCAAGATGATCTCGTCGATCGGCAAGCCGCTGGCCGGCAAGACCGGCACCACCAACGACGCGCTGGACGCCTGGTTCGTCGGCTTCTCGCCCGACCTCGCCGTCGGCCTCTATATCGGTTTCGACCAGCCCCATCCGCTCGGCGGGAAGGAGACCGGCGGCTCCGTATCGGCCCCGGTGTTCAAGGACTTCATGGCCGACGCGCTCAACGGGGAACCGGCGACGCCGTTCCGCATGCCGCCGGGCATCCGGCTGGTCCGCGTCGACGCCGCGACCGGCCAGCTCGCCGAACCCGGGCAGCGCAACGCGATCTGGGAAGCCTTCAAGCCGGGAACCGAGCCGCGTCCGGGCGACTACATCGTGCTGGACGGCAGCGAGATCGCATCCGGCTCGGGTCCCGGTGGCGGCGCTTTCCTGCCGCCGGGCAGCGTTCCGCCTCCGGGCCGGACCCCGGGACAGGAGCAGGCGCCGTCCTCGACGGGCACGGGCGGGCTCTATTGA
- a CDS encoding peptidoglycan-binding domain-containing protein yields the protein MKGAGWCVGAAMLTLLAGAPAWAACQPAPTAMVEGIQRELAVNGFDPGGIDGRFGPRTAEAIRQYQRAARMPVTGCASQELLDHVSFHLPKVYSRNRPDTPTPEVEVQEGLTMRGFYVGAVDGRIGERTRAAIRRYQQEANLPVDGQVTPELAQRLREDTATRAR from the coding sequence ATGAAGGGTGCGGGATGGTGCGTCGGCGCGGCGATGCTGACGCTTTTGGCAGGAGCCCCGGCCTGGGCGGCCTGCCAGCCCGCCCCGACCGCGATGGTCGAGGGCATTCAACGCGAGCTTGCCGTCAACGGGTTCGATCCGGGGGGCATCGACGGTCGGTTCGGGCCGCGCACCGCGGAAGCGATCCGGCAGTATCAGCGGGCGGCCCGAATGCCGGTGACCGGCTGCGCCAGCCAGGAACTGCTGGACCATGTCAGCTTCCACCTGCCGAAGGTCTATTCCCGGAACCGGCCCGACACCCCGACGCCGGAAGTCGAGGTCCAGGAAGGCCTGACGATGCGGGGCTTCTATGTCGGGGCCGTGGACGGCAGGATCGGCGAACGGACCCGCGCCGCCATCCGCCGGTACCAGCAGGAAGCGAACCTGCCGGTCGACGGGCAGGTGACGCCGGAACTGGCGCAGCGCCTGCGCGAGGACACGGCCACCCGGGCGCGTTGA
- a CDS encoding YeeE/YedE family protein: MADISLGRPSGIPARQRTMDPRVVAVAALLLLGGAVWLTDAVSSRQAALYLVGGALGLTLYHALFGFTSSFRVFISDRRGAGIRAQMVMLALACALFFPALAAGELFGQPVTGLVAPVGVSVLFGAFLFGIGMQLGGGCASGTLYTAGGGNTRMLVTLFFFIVGSVVGAAHLHWWSALPSIGPVSLVSSLGALPALALNLAVFAAIAGATVILERKRHGALRPGNRTPHRGWQRFVQGSWPLVWGAVALAVLNFATLALAGRPWGITSAFVLWGAKPLDALGFDVAFWPYFSAPERAASLENSIFQDITSVMNFGIILGALLAAGLAGRFAPVWRVPLRSLTAAVVGGLMLGYGARLAYGCNIGAYFSGIASGSLHGWVWLVAALAGNVIGTRLRPLFGLEVEKTPRETAC; the protein is encoded by the coding sequence ATGGCGGACATTTCTCTCGGCAGGCCGAGCGGCATACCGGCGCGGCAACGGACCATGGATCCGCGCGTGGTGGCCGTCGCCGCCCTGCTGCTCCTCGGAGGCGCGGTCTGGCTGACCGACGCCGTATCGTCCCGGCAGGCGGCCCTGTACCTCGTCGGCGGAGCCCTGGGGCTCACCCTCTACCACGCCCTGTTCGGCTTCACCTCCTCGTTCCGGGTCTTCATCTCGGACCGCCGCGGCGCCGGCATCCGGGCACAAATGGTCATGCTGGCACTTGCCTGCGCCTTGTTCTTCCCGGCCCTGGCGGCCGGCGAGCTTTTCGGGCAGCCGGTCACCGGCCTGGTCGCGCCGGTCGGCGTCTCGGTGCTGTTCGGTGCCTTCCTGTTCGGTATCGGAATGCAGCTTGGCGGCGGATGCGCCTCGGGAACGCTCTACACGGCCGGCGGCGGCAATACGCGCATGCTGGTCACCCTGTTCTTCTTCATCGTCGGATCGGTCGTCGGCGCCGCCCACCTCCACTGGTGGTCGGCACTTCCGTCGATCGGGCCGGTGTCGCTGGTCAGCAGCCTGGGTGCCCTGCCCGCGCTCGCCTTGAACCTCGCCGTCTTCGCGGCGATCGCCGGGGCCACGGTGATCCTCGAACGGAAGCGCCATGGCGCCTTGCGCCCGGGCAACCGGACTCCCCATCGCGGCTGGCAGCGCTTCGTCCAGGGATCGTGGCCGCTGGTCTGGGGCGCCGTGGCACTGGCGGTGCTCAACTTCGCGACGCTCGCCCTGGCCGGCCGGCCCTGGGGGATCACCTCCGCCTTCGTCCTGTGGGGAGCGAAGCCGCTCGACGCTCTCGGCTTCGATGTGGCCTTCTGGCCCTATTTCTCCGCGCCGGAGCGCGCCGCGTCACTGGAGAACAGCATTTTCCAGGACATCACCTCGGTGATGAATTTCGGCATCATCCTGGGAGCGCTGCTGGCCGCCGGTCTCGCCGGGCGGTTCGCCCCGGTCTGGCGAGTACCGCTCCGGTCCCTGACCGCCGCGGTCGTCGGCGGACTGATGCTGGGATATGGCGCGCGCCTCGCCTACGGGTGCAACATCGGCGCCTATTTCAGCGGCATCGCATCGGGCAGCCTGCACGGCTGGGTCTGGCTGGTCGCGGCCCTGGCCGGAAACGTGATCGGAACCCGGTTGCGCCCGCTGTTCGGGCTGGAAGTCGAGAAGACCCCGCGCGAAACCGCCTGCTGA
- a CDS encoding HRDC domain-containing protein — protein MSSEIRTFKIRDAAIDEDELALAEFLRTVEVSRIETAFADGAWHILVMYEELRKREETAQIQSAIVAALNGWRAQTATSLDLDREAIMSSSAVQEIARYAPTTEIELSVVGSALGIDTSVHGAAIVHVVRQTLEDLTS, from the coding sequence ATGAGCAGTGAAATCCGCACTTTCAAGATCCGTGACGCCGCCATCGACGAGGACGAACTGGCCCTGGCGGAATTCCTGCGCACCGTGGAAGTCAGCAGGATCGAAACCGCCTTCGCCGACGGCGCGTGGCACATCCTGGTGATGTACGAGGAGCTGCGCAAGCGCGAGGAGACGGCGCAGATCCAGAGCGCCATAGTCGCCGCGCTCAACGGCTGGCGTGCCCAGACCGCCACCTCGCTCGACCTCGACCGCGAAGCGATCATGTCCTCGTCGGCGGTCCAGGAGATCGCCCGCTACGCACCGACGACCGAGATAGAGCTGAGCGTCGTCGGCAGCGCGCTCGGCATCGACACCTCCGTCCATGGCGCCGCGATCGTCCATGTGGTCCGCCAGACCCTGGAGGATCTGACCAGCTAG
- a CDS encoding NfeD family protein gives MEIESWYWLVTALVLAAVEAFVPGTFFIWLAVAAAVVGLTLMALPDLPWQVQFLAFAILSIGSAVGFRQYQRRHPVTSADPTLNRRGASLVGRLVVLERPIVNGRGHAFVGDTLWTVTGKDQPAGSTVKVVGTDGIVLKVDSPDRAG, from the coding sequence ATGGAAATCGAATCCTGGTACTGGCTGGTGACCGCCCTCGTCCTGGCGGCGGTCGAGGCATTCGTGCCCGGCACCTTCTTCATCTGGCTCGCGGTCGCGGCCGCGGTGGTCGGGCTGACCCTCATGGCCCTGCCGGACCTGCCGTGGCAGGTCCAGTTCCTGGCCTTCGCGATCCTGTCGATCGGGTCGGCGGTCGGGTTCCGGCAGTACCAGCGCCGCCATCCCGTGACCAGCGCCGACCCGACGCTGAACCGGCGCGGCGCCTCCCTGGTAGGCCGGCTCGTCGTGCTTGAAAGGCCGATCGTGAACGGCAGGGGCCACGCCTTCGTCGGCGACACCCTGTGGACCGTCACCGGCAAGGACCAGCCGGCCGGCAGCACCGTCAAGGTGGTCGGCACCGACGGCATCGTGCTGAAGGTGGACTCTCCCGACCGGGCCGGCTGA
- a CDS encoding AI-2E family transporter, whose translation MTSNIAAPHLKGRPRATGPMPNHSQGTGGRSGADRVALIGLFSLAVLYTLYLARDLLLPIFLALLLSLLLRPLVKALRRVRVPEVVSAIILVALLLAGLIGAAFSLTEPATSWIKRAPVVMTEMEFKLGDLRDSIESARRASHQIEQMAAAADDEAQAVIVRGPTLAEQLLTQTQVVLAQAFIVLVLLFFFLAGGRSMLEQVMGSMTNLEARIHYATIAGTVQKNIAAYLATVTLINTALGLLTAGIMTVLGMPNPGLWGVMAALLNFIPYLGSAVSLVIIGVVSALTFDDLFQMAAPPLSFLFLTTIEGNFVTPMIVGRRLTLNPIAVFLTILFWGWLWGIPGALMAVPILAVFKILCDAHKPLHPLGALLGGKPGA comes from the coding sequence ATGACCAGCAATATCGCCGCCCCCCATCTGAAAGGCCGCCCCCGGGCCACCGGACCGATGCCGAACCATTCCCAGGGCACGGGAGGCCGGAGCGGTGCCGATCGGGTGGCGCTGATCGGCCTGTTCAGCCTCGCCGTGCTGTACACGCTGTACCTGGCGCGCGACCTTCTGCTGCCGATCTTCCTGGCGCTGCTGCTCAGCCTGCTGCTGCGCCCGCTGGTCAAGGCGCTGCGCCGCGTGCGCGTCCCGGAGGTGGTGAGCGCCATCATCCTGGTGGCCCTGCTGCTCGCCGGGCTGATCGGCGCCGCCTTCAGCCTGACGGAGCCCGCGACCTCCTGGATCAAGCGGGCGCCGGTCGTCATGACCGAGATGGAGTTCAAGCTGGGCGACCTCCGCGACTCGATCGAGAGCGCCCGCCGGGCCTCCCACCAGATCGAGCAGATGGCCGCCGCGGCCGACGACGAGGCGCAGGCCGTGATCGTCCGGGGGCCGACCCTGGCCGAGCAGTTGCTGACCCAGACACAGGTGGTTCTGGCCCAGGCCTTCATCGTGCTGGTGCTGCTGTTCTTCTTCCTGGCCGGGGGGCGCAGCATGCTGGAGCAGGTCATGGGCTCCATGACCAACCTGGAGGCCCGCATCCATTATGCGACCATCGCGGGGACGGTCCAGAAGAACATCGCGGCCTATCTGGCGACCGTCACGCTGATCAATACCGCGCTGGGCCTGCTGACCGCCGGCATCATGACGGTGCTGGGGATGCCCAATCCGGGCCTGTGGGGCGTCATGGCGGCACTGCTCAACTTCATCCCGTATCTCGGCTCCGCCGTCAGCCTGGTGATCATCGGCGTCGTCTCCGCCCTGACCTTCGACGACCTGTTCCAGATGGCGGCCCCGCCCTTGTCGTTCCTGTTCCTGACCACGATCGAGGGCAATTTCGTGACGCCCATGATCGTCGGCCGCCGGTTGACGCTGAATCCGATCGCGGTTTTCCTGACGATCCTGTTCTGGGGATGGCTGTGGGGCATCCCCGGCGCGTTGATGGCGGTGCCCATTCTGGCCGTCTTCAAGATCCTGTGCGACGCCCACAAGCCTCTCCACCCGCTGGGAGCGTTGCTCGGCGGCAAGCCGGGCGCATAG
- a CDS encoding DMT family transporter encodes MAQPALSTTAPASEQLPRQGFFLLASLALFWGTNWPAMKLAVLDMDPWTFRAICFVAGAGGLMLFARVRGLSLRIPRGDLGPLILTAFINVTCWQVFSAFGLTLMAAGRASIIAFTMPLWASILSVIFLRERMTVLRVVGLALGLAALAILLIPEFGRIGGTPWGAAMMLAAAVSWAAGTVMLKAIPWRMETVQLAAWQLAIGGLPVIAAAFLIGRPSSVLDLTTPGALGVIYAALIPMIYCHWAWFRIVALFPANIAAIGTLSIPVVGVFSSALILGEPLAGADLLALALVVTGLFIVLVLPSLLPGRPRKA; translated from the coding sequence TTGGCCCAGCCAGCCTTGTCTACGACCGCCCCGGCATCCGAACAGCTGCCCCGCCAGGGTTTTTTCCTGCTGGCGTCGCTCGCCCTGTTCTGGGGAACGAACTGGCCGGCGATGAAGCTCGCCGTCCTGGACATGGACCCCTGGACCTTCCGGGCGATCTGCTTCGTCGCCGGGGCCGGCGGACTGATGCTGTTCGCCCGGGTCCGGGGGCTCAGCCTGCGAATCCCGCGCGGCGATCTCGGTCCGCTGATCCTGACGGCCTTCATCAATGTCACCTGCTGGCAGGTCTTCTCCGCCTTCGGGCTGACGCTGATGGCGGCCGGCCGCGCCTCGATCATCGCTTTCACCATGCCGCTTTGGGCCTCGATCCTGAGCGTCATCTTCCTGCGGGAGCGGATGACGGTGCTGCGGGTCGTCGGTCTCGCGCTCGGGCTGGCGGCGCTGGCGATCCTGCTGATCCCGGAATTCGGGCGGATAGGCGGAACGCCCTGGGGGGCCGCCATGATGCTGGCCGCTGCGGTCTCCTGGGCGGCGGGCACGGTGATGCTCAAGGCGATTCCCTGGCGCATGGAAACGGTCCAGCTCGCCGCGTGGCAGCTCGCGATCGGCGGCCTGCCGGTGATCGCCGCCGCCTTCCTGATCGGCCGCCCCTCGTCGGTGCTGGACCTGACGACGCCGGGGGCCCTCGGGGTGATCTACGCGGCGTTGATCCCGATGATCTATTGCCACTGGGCCTGGTTCCGCATCGTAGCACTGTTCCCGGCCAACATCGCGGCGATCGGAACCCTTTCCATCCCGGTGGTGGGCGTCTTCTCCAGCGCCCTGATCCTGGGCGAGCCCCTTGCCGGAGCCGACCTGCTGGCGCTGGCCCTTGTTGTCACCGGCCTGTTCATCGTCCTGGTGCTGCCGAGCCTGCTGCCGGGACGCCCACGGAAAGCCTAG
- a CDS encoding SPFH domain-containing protein — protein MELVLNGFSLFVIAVVAFAVVTVVLGVKTVPQGQEFTVERFGRYTRTLSPGLNLIVPVIDRIGAKQSMMETVMDVPSQEVITRDNAMVKVDGVVFFQVLDAAKASYEVNNLPTAVLNLTMTNIRTVMGSMDLDELLSQRDKINTQLLHVVDEATTPWGLKITRIEIRDIQPPRDLVDSMARQMKAERDRRASILEAEGQRAAAILRAEGEKQAAILQAEGRREAAFRDAEAREREAEAEATATRVVSDAIGGGNVQALNYFVAQSYVEALTRIAAAPNQKILFMPLEASSLIGTIGGIAELAKGGFRADPPAAPPPGSSPPGPAAPPPPASPRGPGPPERPEAAWKSNPGTGW, from the coding sequence GTGGAACTGGTTCTGAACGGCTTTTCGCTGTTCGTGATCGCGGTCGTCGCGTTCGCGGTCGTCACAGTGGTGCTGGGCGTCAAGACAGTGCCCCAGGGGCAGGAATTCACCGTGGAGCGGTTCGGCCGCTATACCAGGACCCTGTCGCCCGGTCTGAACCTGATCGTGCCCGTGATCGACCGGATCGGCGCGAAGCAGAGCATGATGGAAACCGTGATGGACGTGCCGTCGCAGGAGGTCATCACCCGCGACAACGCCATGGTGAAGGTCGACGGCGTGGTGTTCTTCCAGGTGCTGGACGCCGCCAAGGCGTCGTACGAGGTCAACAATCTTCCGACCGCCGTGCTCAACCTGACCATGACCAACATCCGCACCGTCATGGGCTCGATGGACCTGGACGAGCTGCTGTCGCAGCGGGACAAGATCAACACCCAGCTTCTCCACGTGGTCGACGAGGCGACCACTCCCTGGGGCCTGAAGATCACCCGGATCGAGATCCGCGACATCCAGCCGCCGCGCGACCTGGTCGACAGCATGGCCCGCCAGATGAAGGCGGAGCGCGACCGCCGCGCCTCGATCCTGGAGGCCGAGGGGCAGCGCGCCGCCGCGATCCTGCGGGCCGAGGGCGAGAAGCAGGCGGCCATCCTCCAGGCGGAGGGCCGGCGCGAGGCCGCCTTCCGCGATGCCGAGGCGCGCGAACGCGAGGCCGAGGCCGAGGCGACGGCCACGCGGGTGGTCTCCGACGCGATCGGCGGCGGCAATGTCCAGGCGCTGAACTATTTCGTCGCCCAGAGCTATGTCGAGGCGCTGACCCGGATCGCCGCCGCGCCGAACCAGAAGATCCTGTTCATGCCGCTGGAAGCCTCCAGCCTGATCGGCACGATCGGTGGCATCGCCGAACTGGCGAAGGGAGGCTTCAGGGCCGATCCGCCGGCTGCGCCGCCGCCCGGATCGTCGCCGCCTGGACCCGCGGCACCTCCGCCGCCAGCCTCTCCCCGGGGCCCTGGTCCACCTGAGCGGCCGGAGGCGGCATGGAAATCGAATCCTGGTACTGGCTGGTGA
- the prfB gene encoding peptide chain release factor 2 (programmed frameshift): MRAEIEAAAEAIRESLALLRRHLDWENAVRRLEELNAISEDPNLWNDADRAQKVMRERTQLDTAVSGYRALERELNDSIELIEMGEAEEDQTVVADAENTLLALKDKAAKLELESLLSGEADANDCFLEVNAGAGGTEAQDWAEMLLRMYLRWAEQHGYKTEWLEESGGEEAGIKSATVQIKGHNAYGWLKTEAGVHRLVRISPYDSQARRHTSFASVAVSPVIDDKIDIEVLDKDLRIDTYRASGAGGQHINKTDSAVRITHIPTNIVVQCQQERSQHKNRAKAFDMLRARLYEAELKKREDAAAALEATKSDIGWGHQIRSYVLQPYQMVKDLRTGVETSQSGAVLDGDIDEFLAAALAQRIKGQGDSEAAD, from the exons ATGCGAGCCGAGATCGAAGCGGCTGCCGAGGCGATCAGGGAATCGCTGGCGCTGCTGAGGAGGCATCTT GACTGGGAAAATGCAGTCAGGCGCCTGGAAGAGCTGAACGCCATCTCCGAGGATCCAAACCTCTGGAACGATGCCGACCGCGCCCAGAAGGTGATGCGCGAGCGCACCCAGCTCGACACCGCGGTCAGCGGCTATCGAGCATTGGAGCGCGAGCTGAACGACAGCATCGAGCTGATCGAGATGGGCGAGGCGGAAGAGGACCAGACCGTCGTCGCCGACGCGGAGAACACCCTGCTTGCGCTGAAGGACAAAGCCGCCAAGCTGGAGTTGGAGAGTCTTCTGTCCGGCGAGGCCGATGCCAACGACTGCTTCCTGGAAGTCAACGCGGGCGCCGGCGGAACGGAGGCCCAGGACTGGGCCGAGATGCTGCTCCGCATGTATCTGCGCTGGGCCGAGCAGCACGGCTACAAGACCGAATGGCTGGAAGAGAGCGGCGGCGAAGAGGCGGGCATCAAGTCGGCGACGGTGCAGATCAAGGGCCATAACGCCTATGGCTGGCTCAAGACCGAGGCCGGCGTCCACCGCCTGGTCCGGATCAGCCCCTATGACAGCCAGGCGCGCCGGCATACCAGCTTCGCCAGCGTCGCGGTCAGTCCCGTGATCGATGACAAGATCGACATCGAGGTTCTGGACAAGGACCTGCGCATCGACACCTACCGGGCGTCGGGTGCCGGCGGCCAGCACATCAACAAGACCGATTCGGCGGTCCGGATCACGCATATCCCGACCAACATCGTCGTCCAGTGCCAGCAGGAGCGGTCCCAGCACAAGAACCGCGCCAAGGCCTTCGACATGCTTCGGGCGCGCCTCTACGAGGCGGAACTGAAGAAACGGGAGGACGCGGCCGCTGCCCTGGAGGCCACCAAGTCGGACATCGGCTGGGGGCACCAAATCCGCTCTTACGTGCTGCAGCCCTACCAGATGGTCAAGGACCTGCGGACCGGGGTGGAAACCAGCCAGAGCGGCGCCGTTCTGGACGGGGACATCGACGAGTTCCTCGCCGCGGCCCTGGCCCAGCGCATCAAGGGGCAGGGCGACAGCGAGGCGGCGGACTGA